AACATTCAAAAGTTGATCTAAAGGTTCATCTGTGCAATAAACCCAAGTATTATATCTAGTGTCATTGAAACGTGTAATTGAGTTTATGACAGACTTAATTCGTCCGTTATTTAAAGCTTCTTTAGTGAATACTAAAAAAGAAAAGTGACCCCAATATACCCTTTCGTCTATTGCATGATAGAGTTTGAAAAATGCTTCATCAATTGTTTTTCCTTTATCTGAAGATACTTGTGATTGGATGACTTCTTGATTAACTTGTTCAGTTTTTGCAACATTGGTAAAGCTAATGATTTGAAGGGAAATTATATATTCTCCCTCTTGATAATCCACTCCAGCACCAAAAGCATAATACATTCGCTCGTTTTCGTTTGAATCCCAACAACCTGCTAGTAAAAGACAAGACAGTATGAAGATAATTAAATATTTTTTACTCATCATTCATTATCCCTCATTATTTCGTGAATCATCTTGAGGATCTAAAAAATTAGGTCTACTTTTATAATTATCTTTTGATAGCCTAAATAATGTCTTTTTCATATTTGTCCAACTTAAATCTGCAGAAAGATTTAAATATGGAACTCCAAAAACTCGGATATTGGCAACATATAGGATAAGGAGGTATAAACAAATAAAAAATCCGAATAAACCAAAAAAAGCAGTCACGAGTATGAAGATGATTCTTATAATGCTTATCATGGTTTCTAAAGATTGATTAACAACTGTGTAGGAAGCAATTGTAGAAATAGCAATGATAACTACCATCGCTGGACTAGTTATTCCAGAACGTATAGCAGCATCACCAATTATTAACCCCCCAATTACGCCAATTATTCCACCGATTTTTGAAGGAAGTCGTAATCCTGCTTCACGAAGTATTTCAAACATTATTAAAATTAGAAGCATTTCGAGTACTGCTGGAAAGGGAAGACCTAGATTTATAATTACAACTGTTGCAAGTAACTGTAATGGCAATTGATCTTGATGGAAAATTGTCAAAGCAAGCCAAAAAGCAGGTAGTGCAATGCCTAAAAAAATACCTAGAAGCCTTAATATTCGTTCGAAGGTACTGAAAACAAAAGGTGTATCATAATCTTCTCCAGTTTTTAATAAATAAAAAAAATTAACCGGTGTTAAAATGCCATATGCGACACCATCGACCATTATTAGAAATCTCCCTCGAATTAATGATTGAATCGCAAAATCCGGTCGACCAGTATAATTCGTCGTTGGTAATAGCCAATTTTTTTTGTTGATAAATTCCATTAATGAATCAGCACTAATAATAATATCAGTATCAATTTTCTGTAGCTGTTTTTTTAGTTCTGTTAATATATCTTTATTTGCAATATCATCAAAATAGAGTAAGGCAATGTTTGTTTTTGAACGTCTACCAATTTCCATTTTTTCTACAGTTAGTGAATTTGTCGGAAGTCG
Above is a genomic segment from Lysinibacillus sp. PLM2 containing:
- the gerKA gene encoding spore germination protein KA; the protein is MDTSGQSLPMITKLKELFQNSDDVIFQELTFQQSKVFLIKCDSMVDQQMLYTVVLPNIEKLYKDSVGQELEENLIEKLTIPEIKKISNTEDITKDVFTGKLMIYFEDQQLLYSCNIAKKPNRSIEETNTEVLVKGPRDNFIEDLSTNIALIRKRLPTNSLTVEKMEIGRRSKTNIALLYFDDIANKDILTELKKQLQKIDTDIIISADSLMEFINKKNWLLPTTNYTGRPDFAIQSLIRGRFLIMVDGVAYGILTPVNFFYLLKTGEDYDTPFVFSTFERILRLLGIFLGIALPAFWLALTIFHQDQLPLQLLATVVIINLGLPFPAVLEMLLILIMFEILREAGLRLPSKIGGIIGVIGGLIIGDAAIRSGITSPAMVVIIAISTIASYTVVNQSLETMISIIRIIFILVTAFFGLFGFFICLYLLILYVANIRVFGVPYLNLSADLSWTNMKKTLFRLSKDNYKSRPNFLDPQDDSRNNEG